One genomic window of Sodaliphilus pleomorphus includes the following:
- a CDS encoding TonB-dependent receptor translates to MTFHKYFLAVPALLWAASSQAGQVRGMVCDENHEPLIGASVYWAGTNVGTVTGTDGTFGLHTVKDYNKLVVSYIGYRPDTVDVAGDTTTLAIHLTPSTTLGEVVVEGAQRGNSLLAKSIYKTENLSFTGLTKLACCTVAESFENSASVTVGYSDAISGARQIKMLGLAGTYTQMLDESRPVMRGLSAPYGMTYVPGMWLNSIQVSKGVSSVTAGHDAVTGQINLEYRKPTDEERLFVNAYLDDMLRPELNITSAIPLTRDKRLSTIVMAHGSLDTDWREMRHMDLNRDGFRDQPSDRKFNLANRWIYITKGGMQLRWGWHLLADGRTGGMLHYKDNAAMRQAMAEDWATAGTMYGSHIANREASGYFKVALPVGTGIYDEQSKTEKRSNVALVADFTHFNEKAYFGLNDYYGNQNSITANLMYSHYFDLKSSLVVGAQSRLDYYREHLLGATPWIAAAPSTFYNMNRDEREVGGYAEYTLDIKDKFTLVAGLRGDYNDLADRFFVTPRGHVKWNILPKTTLRASAGLGYRMTDIVADNIGMLATGRQILINGGHTAYADLDRMEKALTVGGSLTQNFVLGNDQNASLSFDYFRTRFYKTLVVDQEWDPAAINIYESDRLSYTDSYQLDFNWTPFTRFDVFATFRYTTSRMTIDRPDGTTARVERPLINQFKTLLNLSYATKFRMWVFDVTGQLNGKARIPSATGDLAHDSHSPVYPMLFAQVTHKIGRADVYLGCENITDYRQKVPIASADNPFSTQFNSMNVWGPLMGRKFYVGVRFNLY, encoded by the coding sequence ATGACATTTCACAAGTATTTTCTCGCAGTCCCTGCCCTGCTGTGGGCTGCAAGCTCGCAGGCCGGCCAGGTGCGCGGCATGGTGTGCGACGAAAACCACGAGCCGCTCATAGGCGCCTCGGTATACTGGGCCGGTACCAACGTGGGCACCGTGACGGGCACCGACGGCACCTTCGGCCTGCACACCGTAAAAGACTACAACAAGCTGGTAGTGTCCTACATAGGCTACCGCCCCGACACTGTCGACGTGGCCGGCGACACCACAACACTTGCCATCCACCTCACCCCCTCGACAACCCTGGGCGAGGTCGTGGTCGAGGGCGCACAGCGCGGCAACTCGCTGCTGGCCAAGTCGATCTACAAGACCGAAAACCTCTCGTTCACCGGCCTTACCAAACTCGCCTGCTGCACGGTGGCCGAGTCGTTTGAAAACTCGGCCTCGGTAACCGTGGGCTACAGCGACGCCATCTCGGGCGCACGCCAAATCAAGATGCTGGGCCTGGCCGGCACCTACACCCAGATGCTCGATGAGAGCCGCCCCGTGATGCGCGGCCTGAGCGCCCCCTACGGCATGACCTACGTGCCCGGCATGTGGCTCAACTCGATACAGGTGTCTAAGGGTGTGTCGAGTGTCACCGCCGGCCACGACGCCGTGACGGGGCAAATCAATCTCGAGTACCGCAAGCCCACCGACGAGGAGCGCCTCTTTGTGAACGCCTATCTCGACGACATGCTGCGCCCCGAGCTCAACATCACCAGCGCCATCCCGCTCACCCGCGACAAGCGCCTCTCTACCATCGTCATGGCCCACGGCTCGCTCGACACCGACTGGCGCGAGATGCGGCACATGGACCTCAACCGCGACGGTTTCCGCGACCAGCCCAGCGACCGCAAGTTCAACCTGGCCAACCGCTGGATCTATATCACCAAGGGCGGCATGCAGCTGCGGTGGGGCTGGCACCTGCTGGCCGACGGCCGCACCGGCGGCATGCTCCACTACAAGGACAACGCCGCCATGCGCCAGGCCATGGCCGAGGACTGGGCCACCGCGGGCACCATGTATGGGTCGCACATCGCCAACCGCGAGGCCAGCGGCTACTTCAAGGTGGCCCTGCCCGTGGGCACGGGCATCTACGACGAGCAGAGCAAGACCGAGAAACGCTCCAACGTGGCTCTGGTGGCCGACTTCACCCACTTCAACGAGAAGGCCTATTTCGGGCTCAACGACTACTACGGCAACCAGAACAGCATCACCGCCAACTTGATGTACAGCCACTACTTCGACCTCAAGTCGTCGCTCGTGGTGGGCGCACAGTCGCGCCTCGACTACTACCGCGAGCACTTGCTGGGCGCCACGCCCTGGATTGCCGCCGCACCCTCCACTTTCTACAACATGAACCGCGACGAGCGCGAGGTGGGCGGCTATGCCGAGTACACCCTCGACATCAAGGACAAGTTTACCCTGGTGGCCGGCCTGCGCGGCGACTACAACGACCTGGCCGACCGCTTCTTTGTCACTCCTCGCGGCCACGTGAAGTGGAACATCCTGCCCAAGACCACGCTGCGCGCCTCGGCCGGCCTGGGCTACCGCATGACCGACATCGTGGCCGACAACATAGGCATGCTGGCCACCGGCCGGCAAATCCTGATCAACGGCGGCCACACCGCCTATGCCGACCTCGACCGCATGGAGAAAGCCCTCACCGTGGGCGGCAGCCTCACCCAGAACTTTGTGCTGGGCAACGACCAGAATGCCTCGCTCAGCTTCGACTACTTCCGCACGCGCTTCTACAAGACCCTCGTGGTCGACCAGGAGTGGGACCCGGCTGCCATCAACATCTACGAGAGCGACCGCCTGTCCTACACCGACTCCTACCAGCTCGATTTCAACTGGACACCGTTCACGCGCTTCGACGTGTTTGCCACCTTCCGCTACACCACCAGCCGCATGACTATCGACCGCCCCGACGGCACCACCGCCCGCGTCGAGCGTCCGCTCATCAACCAGTTCAAGACGTTGCTCAACTTGAGCTACGCCACCAAGTTCCGCATGTGGGTCTTCGATGTCACCGGCCAGCTCAACGGCAAGGCTCGCATCCCGTCGGCCACCGGCGACCTGGCCCACGACAGCCACTCGCCCGTCTACCCCATGCTCTTTGCACAAGTCACCCACAAGATAGGCCGCGCCGATGTGTATCTGGGCTGCGAGAACATCACCGACTACCGCCAGAAGGTGCCCATCGCCAGCGCCGACAACCCCTTCAGCACACAGTTCAACTCGATGAACGTGTGGGGACCGCTCATGGGCCGCAAGTTCTATGTGGGCGTGCGCTTCAATCTCTATTAA
- a CDS encoding heavy-metal-associated domain-containing protein — MKKLFLLCVIAVLAIGAITAKENNNVKTTVFTSGDIYCQSCVNKIMNNIPTLGKGIEDVKVDVQTKTVTVKYNTSKNNDQNIIKGLKKLDVNAMVMAGNAQQGGSQPAATPYCTMPAMAQDNNHCQNGAKAADHDCTNHQKGAKAAQHQCQGQQAASCTPTATSCDNDQNCNSQASGSCCGGGNAHGKKK, encoded by the coding sequence ATGAAAAAGTTATTTTTATTATGCGTGATTGCCGTTCTCGCTATCGGCGCTATCACTGCCAAAGAAAACAATAATGTGAAGACAACTGTTTTCACCTCGGGCGACATCTACTGCCAGAGCTGTGTCAACAAGATCATGAACAACATCCCCACCCTGGGCAAGGGCATCGAGGATGTGAAAGTCGACGTGCAAACCAAGACGGTGACAGTGAAATACAACACCAGCAAAAACAACGACCAAAACATCATCAAGGGCCTGAAAAAGCTCGACGTGAACGCCATGGTCATGGCTGGCAATGCCCAGCAAGGCGGCAGCCAGCCCGCTGCCACCCCCTACTGCACCATGCCTGCCATGGCACAAGACAACAACCACTGCCAGAACGGTGCCAAAGCGGCCGACCACGACTGCACCAATCACCAGAAGGGTGCCAAGGCTGCCCAGCACCAATGCCAGGGCCAGCAGGCCGCATCCTGCACCCCCACGGCCACCTCGTGCGACAATGACCAGAACTGCAACTCGCAGGCCAGCGGCTCATGCTGCGGCGGCGGCAACGCCCACGGCAAGAAGAAATAA
- a CDS encoding leucine-rich repeat domain-containing protein, which produces MYRFLSSLLIVAAAGGMTLQSQAAGRYVTPGGTGDGLSWATATGNLQAAIDASKAGDTVYVAAGTYKPDSLIKSTKKTSKAFFLKDGVSLMGSYTRQSDGSYKRVPGAHPWEFQEATVLSADDDVPDTWTREIAAGTTYRYSWKVENNEIPGTKGNSSHVLYASAVIAQPTVVDGFVLTGANANVYQAKAAGGALYAKGNVTLRNCQVLKNSAYYKVESMSDSNTYGGAVYLVGTGYSNAGIENCYFDSNYSHSAYGSGMGGGVYVKDAKVTGCTLANCVATDEGGAIYNDGGVVSNVTVTDCYAGSGGAVYNNGGGTLSQLQATLCRGLQGGAVYNLGRLDGAVIYNCYADATDYGDTMGGRGGALYNKSGDVTNVVAFNNTSFDGGGVYLAGGRLINCTAQYNMLRAASDTANVGFASEALKTAVYNTIGNGDADAANFAMVPAFKGFSTDAEKSAALTANAGKYFNLASGSSYIDAGQAVEGFEMPATDAAGQARVQGQSVDVGAYEYTQAEQVSVITINFADSLLNKDVRLGIYTTGDFQIQWGDGEKQTGSKTNYYSGTLTKPYVHIYGDNVYRLLGNNCGITAIDVTKAPAVKLLQLDGNNIETIDLRNNPLCTGIYIEGSGVKNLYLDGAKAMKVVSAADNHITTPLDLTGMSELSKVVITGSQVPSLKLPKTSTLLDVECADNQLTALDVAGLPSLETLQCSGNQLKSLDLTGDVKLETLSAADNQLSTIDLSACTALQGLYLQNNNLTSLDLSKNADVRWLRVDGNHLTALNTAAQANLSTIMADNNEIETLDFTSNPRLSMIKASHNKLTSIDASKSSYLSWLKVDNNNLTSLDVSKNAYLYWLECDSNAIAQLDVTACTYLQWLAAENNNLSTLDVSKNTGLQGLSIQNNPMSATVLNTIIDQLPDVSSVEINDNNRAWGRQLRLSHNAGDDVHLAVAQGKGWNVTEYLTTGVSTVDARATVVKTVYYSLDGVCLGTEVPARGIYIATDLYSNGATRARKVVTGK; this is translated from the coding sequence ATGTACAGATTTTTATCTTCACTACTCATCGTAGCGGCGGCAGGCGGCATGACCCTCCAGTCGCAGGCTGCGGGCCGCTATGTGACCCCTGGCGGCACTGGCGACGGCCTGTCGTGGGCCACAGCCACGGGCAATCTTCAGGCCGCCATCGATGCCAGCAAGGCGGGCGACACCGTCTATGTAGCCGCTGGCACCTACAAGCCCGATTCCCTGATCAAGTCAACCAAGAAGACCAGCAAGGCCTTCTTCTTGAAAGACGGCGTGTCGCTCATGGGCAGCTACACGCGCCAGTCCGACGGCAGCTACAAGCGTGTGCCCGGCGCCCATCCCTGGGAGTTCCAGGAAGCCACTGTGCTGAGCGCCGACGACGACGTGCCCGACACCTGGACGCGCGAGATTGCAGCCGGCACCACCTACCGCTACTCGTGGAAGGTGGAAAACAATGAGATTCCCGGCACCAAGGGCAACAGCAGCCACGTGCTCTATGCCTCGGCAGTCATTGCCCAGCCCACTGTGGTCGACGGCTTTGTGCTCACCGGCGCCAATGCCAATGTGTACCAGGCCAAGGCAGCCGGCGGTGCCCTCTATGCCAAGGGCAACGTGACACTGCGCAACTGCCAGGTGCTGAAAAACTCGGCCTACTACAAGGTGGAGTCGATGAGCGACAGCAACACCTATGGCGGCGCTGTGTATCTCGTGGGCACCGGCTACAGCAACGCCGGCATCGAGAATTGCTACTTCGACAGCAACTACAGCCACTCGGCCTATGGCAGCGGCATGGGCGGCGGCGTCTATGTGAAAGATGCCAAGGTTACGGGCTGCACCCTGGCCAACTGCGTGGCCACCGATGAGGGCGGCGCCATCTACAACGATGGCGGCGTGGTGAGCAATGTGACCGTGACCGACTGCTATGCCGGTTCGGGCGGTGCCGTCTACAACAACGGCGGCGGCACCTTGAGTCAGCTGCAGGCCACCCTGTGCCGCGGCCTGCAAGGCGGCGCTGTATACAACCTGGGTCGTCTCGACGGGGCTGTGATCTACAACTGCTATGCCGATGCCACCGACTATGGCGACACCATGGGCGGACGCGGCGGCGCCCTCTACAACAAGAGCGGCGACGTGACCAACGTGGTAGCCTTCAACAACACCTCGTTTGACGGCGGCGGCGTGTACCTGGCCGGCGGCCGGCTCATCAACTGCACGGCGCAGTACAACATGCTGCGTGCCGCCAGCGACACGGCCAATGTGGGCTTTGCCAGCGAGGCACTCAAGACTGCCGTGTACAACACCATAGGCAACGGCGACGCCGATGCTGCCAACTTTGCCATGGTGCCGGCCTTCAAGGGCTTCAGCACCGATGCCGAAAAGAGCGCCGCGCTCACGGCCAATGCAGGCAAGTACTTCAACCTGGCTTCGGGCAGCAGCTATATCGATGCCGGCCAGGCCGTTGAGGGCTTTGAAATGCCTGCCACCGACGCTGCCGGCCAGGCACGCGTGCAGGGCCAGAGTGTGGATGTGGGTGCCTACGAGTACACCCAGGCCGAGCAAGTGAGCGTGATCACCATCAACTTTGCCGACTCGCTGCTCAACAAAGACGTGAGACTGGGCATCTACACCACTGGCGACTTCCAAATCCAGTGGGGCGACGGTGAGAAGCAAACCGGCTCCAAGACCAACTACTACAGCGGCACCCTCACCAAGCCCTATGTGCACATCTACGGCGACAACGTGTACCGCCTGCTGGGCAACAACTGCGGCATCACCGCCATCGACGTGACCAAGGCTCCTGCCGTGAAGCTGCTGCAGCTCGACGGCAACAACATCGAGACCATCGACCTGCGCAACAACCCCCTGTGCACGGGTATCTATATCGAGGGCAGCGGCGTGAAAAACCTCTACCTCGACGGTGCCAAGGCCATGAAGGTGGTTTCGGCTGCCGACAACCACATCACCACCCCGCTCGACCTCACGGGCATGAGCGAGCTGTCGAAGGTGGTCATCACCGGCAGCCAGGTGCCCAGCCTGAAGCTGCCCAAGACCTCGACCCTGCTCGACGTGGAGTGCGCCGACAACCAGCTCACTGCGCTCGACGTGGCCGGCCTGCCCAGCCTCGAGACCCTGCAGTGCAGCGGCAACCAGCTCAAGAGCCTCGACCTCACTGGCGACGTCAAGCTCGAGACCCTCTCGGCTGCCGACAACCAGCTCTCGACCATCGACCTCTCGGCCTGCACAGCCCTGCAAGGACTCTACCTGCAGAACAACAACCTCACCAGCCTCGACCTGAGTAAGAACGCCGACGTGCGCTGGCTGCGTGTAGATGGCAACCATCTCACGGCCCTCAACACGGCTGCACAGGCCAACTTGAGCACCATCATGGCCGACAACAACGAGATTGAGACCCTCGACTTCACGAGCAACCCACGCCTCTCGATGATCAAGGCCAGCCACAACAAGCTCACCAGCATCGATGCCTCCAAGTCGAGCTACCTGTCGTGGCTCAAGGTCGACAACAACAACCTCACCAGCCTCGATGTGAGCAAGAATGCCTACCTCTACTGGCTCGAGTGCGACAGCAATGCCATTGCACAGCTCGACGTGACTGCCTGCACCTACCTGCAGTGGCTCGCTGCCGAGAACAACAACCTCAGCACGCTCGATGTGAGCAAGAACACCGGTCTGCAGGGCCTGTCGATACAGAACAACCCCATGAGCGCAACTGTGCTCAACACCATCATCGACCAGCTGCCCGACGTGAGCAGTGTTGAAATCAACGACAACAACCGCGCTTGGGGCCGCCAGCTGCGCCTCTCGCACAATGCGGGCGACGATGTGCACCTGGCCGTGGCCCAGGGCAAGGGTTGGAATGTGACCGAGTATCTCACCACCGGCGTGAGCACAGTCGACGCCCGTGCCACAGTGGTGAAGACCGTGTACTACAGCCTCGACGGCGTGTGCCTGGGCACCGAGGTGCCTGCACGCGGCATCTATATTGCTACCGACCTGTACAGCAACGGCGCCACCCGCGCCCGCAAGGTCGTGACCGGCAAGTGA
- the metG gene encoding methionine--tRNA ligase codes for MEDKKFKRTLVTAALPYANGPVHIGHLAGVYVPADIYVRYLRLKGEDVKFIGGSDEHGVPITIKAKKEGVTPQDICDRYHNIIKKSFEGLGISFDIYSRTTSKIHERTASEFFKTLYDKGEFIEKTSKQLYDEQAHQFLADRYVTGTCPHCGYEHAYGDQCESCGTSLNATDLINPRSAITGNVPVLKETTHWYMPLDKWEPALRKWILEDHKEWKPNVYGQCKSWLDEHLQPRAVTRDLDWGIPVPIEGVTGKVLYVWFDAPIGYISNTKELLPNDWQKYWKSKDSRIIHFIGKDNIVFHCIIFPAMLMAEGSYQLPENVPANEFLNLEGEKISTSRNWAIWLNEYLEEFPGKQDVLRYVLTANAPETKDNDFTWKDFQQRNNSELVAIYGNFVNRALVLTKKYFDSVVPAAHELTDYDRHTIEEFKNVKETLGDNIEHFHFREALKDAMNLARIGNKYLADTEPWKLAKTDMARVETIMNIALQVCANLAIAFEPFLPFSSQKLRHMLGMPETDWNVLGSVDILQPGHQVAQQPQLLFEKIDDDVIDAQLKKLERIKQQNIIANFTPRAIAGPCTPDDFMKLDIRVGTVLECSKVKKADKLLAFKIDDGLGGRTIVSGIAKYYQPQDLVGKQVCFIANFPPRTFKGIQSQGMILSAEDAGGRLVVIGPTGPVKPGVQVK; via the coding sequence ATGGAAGATAAAAAATTCAAGCGCACGCTGGTGACCGCGGCCCTGCCCTATGCCAACGGCCCGGTGCACATCGGCCACCTGGCCGGCGTCTATGTGCCGGCCGACATCTATGTGCGCTACCTGCGCCTCAAGGGCGAGGACGTGAAGTTCATAGGCGGCAGCGACGAGCACGGCGTGCCCATCACCATCAAGGCCAAGAAAGAAGGTGTGACGCCGCAAGACATATGCGACCGCTACCACAATATCATCAAGAAGTCGTTTGAGGGTCTGGGCATCTCGTTCGACATCTACTCGCGCACGACCTCCAAGATACACGAGCGCACGGCCAGCGAGTTTTTCAAAACGCTCTACGACAAGGGCGAGTTTATCGAGAAAACGAGCAAGCAGCTCTACGACGAGCAGGCCCACCAGTTTCTGGCCGACCGCTACGTGACGGGCACCTGCCCCCACTGCGGCTATGAGCACGCCTATGGCGACCAGTGCGAGTCGTGCGGCACGAGCCTCAACGCCACCGACCTGATCAACCCCCGCAGCGCCATCACAGGCAACGTGCCAGTGCTCAAGGAGACCACCCACTGGTACATGCCGCTCGACAAGTGGGAGCCCGCACTGCGCAAGTGGATACTCGAGGACCACAAGGAGTGGAAACCCAACGTGTACGGCCAGTGCAAGTCGTGGCTCGACGAGCACCTGCAGCCCCGTGCCGTGACCCGCGACCTGGACTGGGGCATCCCCGTGCCCATCGAGGGCGTGACGGGCAAGGTGCTCTACGTGTGGTTTGACGCCCCCATAGGCTACATCAGCAACACCAAGGAGCTGCTGCCCAACGACTGGCAGAAGTACTGGAAGAGCAAGGACTCGCGCATCATCCACTTCATAGGCAAGGACAACATCGTGTTCCACTGCATCATCTTCCCCGCCATGCTCATGGCCGAAGGCTCCTACCAGCTGCCCGAAAACGTGCCGGCCAACGAGTTTCTCAACCTCGAGGGCGAGAAAATATCGACCAGCCGCAACTGGGCAATATGGCTCAACGAGTATCTCGAGGAGTTTCCCGGCAAGCAAGACGTGCTGCGCTACGTGCTCACGGCCAACGCCCCCGAAACCAAAGACAACGACTTCACCTGGAAAGACTTCCAGCAGCGCAACAACAGCGAGCTGGTGGCCATATACGGCAACTTTGTGAACCGCGCCCTGGTGCTCACCAAGAAATACTTCGACAGCGTGGTGCCCGCCGCCCACGAGCTCACCGACTACGACCGTCACACCATCGAGGAGTTTAAGAACGTGAAGGAGACACTGGGCGACAACATCGAGCACTTCCACTTCCGCGAGGCCCTGAAAGACGCCATGAACCTGGCCCGCATAGGCAACAAGTACCTGGCCGACACCGAGCCTTGGAAACTGGCCAAGACCGACATGGCCCGTGTCGAGACCATCATGAACATCGCCCTGCAGGTGTGTGCCAACCTGGCCATCGCCTTCGAGCCCTTCCTGCCCTTCTCGAGCCAGAAGCTGCGCCACATGCTGGGCATGCCCGAAACCGACTGGAACGTGCTGGGCAGCGTCGACATCCTGCAGCCCGGCCACCAGGTGGCCCAGCAGCCCCAACTGCTCTTTGAGAAAATCGACGACGACGTGATCGACGCCCAGCTCAAGAAGCTCGAGCGCATAAAGCAGCAAAACATCATCGCCAACTTCACCCCGCGCGCCATCGCCGGTCCCTGCACCCCCGACGACTTCATGAAGCTCGACATCAGGGTGGGCACCGTGCTCGAGTGCAGCAAGGTGAAAAAGGCCGACAAGCTGCTGGCGTTTAAAATCGACGACGGCCTGGGCGGACGCACCATCGTGAGCGGCATCGCCAAGTACTACCAGCCGCAAGACCTGGTGGGCAAGCAAGTGTGCTTCATCGCCAACTTCCCGCCCCGCACCTTCAAGGGCATCCAAAGCCAGGGCATGATACTGAGCGCCGAGGACGCCGGCGGCCGCCTTGTGGTCATAGGCCCCACCGGCCCCGTCAAGCCCGGCGTGCAGGTGAAATAG